The DNA window GTCTTGGGGTAAAACCGGATATCGGATATGACGTTTTCAATGGCggtttattttgattgtaaatgcaagaatacaatatatatatatttttatttgtagttattgatatttaataattgtgaacaaaataaatattaaaacacaatatatttaaaaaaaagatttaggcatatttcattaattttcccATGTAAggttaagtaatataaattgattattaagaaattatatattattatatataaatacatattatgtttatatacacattatgtattataaatataatttaagcatTGTATTTATactcgtagaaaaatatgtgcaaccTCAGGTTtctctgattttatattctatttggtAGACACGTAGacactctgttttcttttgacaggtgacaggttaggtcggctaggctttctctgtcagttatatctatctttctctctcatacttccggttataccccaagcgacgggagccaatcagaaatcgttaacgcattggcgaatctctgttatagtatctctaATTAGCGCTACGCAGCACTACCGCTGTTCGCGGAGACGCTGGATAGcgctatcaaaattatgatgacGTCACTGTCCGTAGCGTTTGACGTCATAAACGCGCGCTATCCATGCTACTGCTTCAGAGGTAGTGCATGGATAGCGTTTGGCTCAATCCCCACCATTGTCTGTTTAAACATCACGTgctatctctcttttaaggttagagaaaatttatgcgtgatcttgaaagaagaaaataagaaattgtttatatgtcctaataaaaatatttaattaaaaatctctcttcattaagagagagagagagaaagagagagagagagagagagagagaggagatctgtttcattaaaatttattaaatttattaaaatatattaaaatttcttaatatatgctcatttaaatttgttaaaatttcttaaaattcataaaatttatttattacattgttatttattatataaataaattttataaattttaataaatgttaaatattaatttttaataaattttaataaattttaatgaattttaatgcattttaataaatcttaataaataataaaaagggatCAAATAAAGAAGTTTCTGtgcaatatttcattaatatatttctatcaagGTGATCAAGACTGGATctttgagtttaatattatttttcatcaaaatatgtatataataatatatactattttgattcattacactgcatgtactgtttgtcttaaaatgcaatccttttctgtaccaattgcaaatatgtaaacgacttaagtatcattattatcaattaaattgataacgtaatcatatattattttaaaattttagtttaaataattaatgcaattcaagAGCGACAGTATACGACAGtgcaaaagaacataaatttacataaaaaaattatattaggcaTAAAGcttcaaacatataatattatgtaaaataaatataaattaattaattaatttgattttaaattaagatagaaaaatggaacaaaataaaaatttataggaaattgtttaaattattttattttattacatataaaataattttaattaaagagtaatatataggacttattaattattatttaatttatttaaaaattaaaaaatttatttaattagatcgtcaataactttaataatttttattttgtaaacttcaataatttcaatttccattgaaatttaattgtttaataatcattttattataattaaaatatttaatataaaataaatataaacaaataagtatcatatatatataaagaaaaataataataaatatactaagtaacatagttaacataaataattattaatatatatataaacattttgttaatattgctgGCAGTGGCTAACCAACTGCGCAACTGCGTTTGCTACGCTATAGCTGTTCATGGAACTCGCTATTACTATCGCGCTATTGGCTCCACGAACAGTTCAGATAGCGTTAGCGTTTGTAGCGTTAATAGTGTCTCCCCGAACGTACCCTATAGCTGTTCACGGAACTCGCTATCACTACCGCGCTATTGGCTCCACGAACAGTTCAGATAGCGTTAGCGTTTGTAGCGTTAATagtgtctccccgaacgcaccctatgAATCCTGTCCCTAGTCTGGTGGGAGATTCAGAGGCGCGTTCCCCGCTCCCCGTACCGTTTGTACCCCACGCACGCTTCGATGTACGGGGAGCGGGAAGCGCTCTCCCACAAGACTAGCTGAGTGACGAAGACAACACCTTACTACATATTGTTCTATCCGGTTAGACGACAATTTTCCGAAAAATGGTGGGGTTAATGTTGGTATTAACAAAATTCCctaaatgatatcattttGATTTCTATAGATTAGCAACACTGTTCAAGTAGTAAGTCTGTAGTTTACATCATACATTTGACATATTGTgacatgtaataataataaatattgtataattataaaacattgaaatgtaaatataaaatatatacattttaatattttacttaaaattaaaattaaaataacaaataaatgagaacataaagtaaagaataaatattatcattataaaaataatgataaatattacatgtatataattaactaattttaaatagttatttaaataatttttccaggATTTTGGCTTGTCTCACTCGATATATGAATATCATTCAAGATCATGACATATACAGTTCTTCCCACtagaattaatgtaataaaattaccatcattgcaataaacaaatatgtatatcagataagtataagctaatatttacataaaatagagAATACAATATCTATGTGCTGTTTGTAATTGCAGATGTTGAACCGATTCTttcttgttattaatattttttcagctGACCAGTTATCTACGtacttgcaaaatattaataagaattgaGATCCGATTCTTAAAGGAGACAACtgtagcaaaataaaaaataaaaaacattttgtgaaTGAAAGACGGAAGAACCATATATGAGAAGTCAAGGAATTGCAAGAAAAATCTTCCATACAAGACAAGGAAAGTAAAAGAAGAATAGGAagaacatttttatcaatttatttcttttcctaTCCATTCTGACAATTCATGTAGGATTAATAGAATATCTAAATCttcattgttattaattttttgccaaatattttgcaaattttgctcttttttctttaaaatattgcttttgTGTCTTGTCCAAAATGTTGGATGTTTTAGCATGCTATGGATGCTTTTTTGATGTTCTGATAAATTTgctgtaaataatatagaattgttaaaatagtaaaaatattctggGAGTAATTGCAATAAAGTGTTTATAATATACCTAAAAATGTGGCAATTGTGGAGTGcttgttaagattttttttgagTTCTCTATTGTGTCGCTctgatatattatttgtccTATGCAATTCTTTATAGACACAAAACGATTCAGGTTTAAAACCATTAATCCatgttttttcataatattgaaagaatggctttaaataatcattattattaaaaataattttggttataatattatagcttTCTTCTATAAATTCTTTGGGCAACAAGGCTAAGGATATTTCTTGCAATTTCTTGACTTCTTATGGTTCTTCCATCTTTCATTcacaaaatgtttttgattTTGCTACAGTTGTTCCTTTAAGAATTGAATCtcaattctaattaatattctgcAAGTGCGTGGATAACTGggaagctaaaaaaaaaataataaaaagaaagaatcggTTCAACAACATCTGCAATTACAGACAGCACATAGatattgtatttcttattttataataaacattagcTTATACTtatctaatatatttgtttattgcaatgatggtaaatttattacattaattttagtgGGAAGAACTGTATATGTCATGATCTTGAATGATATTCATATCTCGAGTGAGACAAGCCAAAACactggaaaaattatttaaataactatttaaaattagttaattatatacatgtaatatttatcattatttttataatgataatatttattctttactttatgttctcatttatttgttattttaattttaattttaagtaaaatattaaaatgtatatattttatatttacatttcaatgttttataattatacaatatttattattttattacatgtcaCAATATGTCAAATGTATGATGTAAACTACAGACTTACTACTTGAACAGTGTTGCTAATCTATAGAAATCAAAATATCATTTAGGGAATTTTGTTAGTACCAACATTAACCCCACCATTTTTCGGGAAATTGTCGTCTAACCTTCTATCCCATAGAAGATGCGGACAGCTCCGCTCACAGAAGGTTgactctatattatatatctctatGGTTTTAACAATGTTGACACTTCATGGCGTTTAGCAATTAGTGGCGATTAGCAGAAAGaaggttaatttttttatttatcttggaTTTTGGTTCTCAGCTGTTCAATGGATTTAagaatcaaaagttttattttgttaaagcaactgtaatttatagttcaatatttgtaatggaaactttgattatttttgATCAGAAGATTGTAACATCGATAAGACTGTGAAAGCATCTTTGTTGAAATCTTAGTGAAGGTTGGACCAGTGCAACAATTATGACGCGGACAAATAGGTTTgtttttgttcaaatttttgcgacaatatataatgtaacataTGATTTTGACTGCGTTTTCAATATTATGTTGACTGACAGTGCTGAAAATCTATACTGTACATGATATATGTAAAAGTTTTTAGCCGAGACCCATTTCTActaatgtaaattaactttattctTGGTGTtacttacttttttcttattctaactctaaaaattaaaaaaggataaagaataaattaaaccgAGGTtgaagttaatctacgttggtagaaacgagtctgataataaatatcagGATCAAcctttatttatgtaaattaacatgcagtaaaaaaaatataatagaaaaatatgtagaatAGTTTTTCTTATGAgagtattgttattatatagttttatcatCATCTtctatttgaataatatgatTTAGGAAGAGACGTCACAATATAGAGGAAGAATCTAGCGAGTTTATGCCATTGAGCAAAAGAATCAACAACCTTCATATCAATGGTTTGTCTGGTCTGCGAGAGAATATGGTGGAAAGTATGGAAACTGATTGGGAAAgtggaaattttatttcgtctCCGAGCTGTTCAGAGGTGTCTCAAAATTCACCGCCAGGAGGCAGTTGTGGTTCCAGCCAAAGCAATTTTACTAGTGATTACAGACCAGATTTAGATGCGACAGAGAAtcctttttattatgaaaGCAACAAACTGCTCTTTTCCTTATACATGGAACGTATGCAGAGGCGACCagatttgtattaattaaactaatgTGTATGTTCCGTTATGTCCTATTTCATGTACGCCACTCAAGTATTTCAACGAGATTTAACCAAGTCTCGTTCCTTTCCTGTCACTCTACAATGTGACTTGTATTTGACAGTTTTCAATTTCCCATTCTTCAGTTGACATTCGGATAACGAGTAAAGAGCATTGTGGAAATAAAATTggtatataaaacttttgtaagaAACCATAGATGTAAAATGGAATAATGTccaattgttaaaaatgtaagcATGCTTTATTAAAAGCTGCATAAGTGCATAAAATTCTATGTAAGTGAGagtatatgaattattgacacatagatttttcaaataataacttttatttcatttacattGTTATTTGTTATCATGTAATATATATCCATGTTAACTTTTCAAATTGAAACACAAGTTGGTTGCAGTTGCGCATTAAATTTAACGAAAGATAAAAGCAGACTGATTGTaattgaagtttttttttacaaaaattttacaaaagggTTGCAACTCTAATGAACGAGATTTAAGCTAAGTTGCATGGATATAGCTTAACTTTAAAcacaatttaacttaataatttttattggttctaaaatttagaaaaaaaatgaatttataaatttaaattacttgcTCGATGTAACTagggctgcgttccgtttcacgcatgatgcgcataatgcattgttcatcctcgtttaacgtttgacaaacaacaacaaacaacaaggatgaacgatgcatcatgcgtatcatgcgtgaaacggaacgcaccctaGGGCTCAATTCTGTACCGCCTATCGACAACTATCGGTGTCGTtacgcagatattttatatggcaaaAAACCTGCGCAACGACACCGATAGTTGTCGATAGCCGGTACAGAATAGAACCTCTGGCCCTTGGTGAAAATGCGCGCGCGTTCGAGAAAGATGGCGGGATGGACAACATGGATTCTGATCGAACTCTCTCCACTTAACCTCTAGCGTCCGCTAGGTGCGTGTGAGTCGAATGAGTCGAACCGTATCATAGTCGCGTAACCATACTGGAGTGACTAAAAAGGAAACGTTAACGTAGTGACGGACGTGTTTAGCAATTCATATGAGATAATCGCGGCGTGAAAATTAGATGCAAGTTGTCCGCGAATGTAAAGAAATATCGACTCGCGAATACACTCAATCGGCAAGTACGCGCGCAAACGCCACATTCCAATCGTTTTGCACTCTACCACTCTGCGTAGCGATATACTCTACATGTAACCGCCGCCATAGTTAATATTGCATACTGCCGAAGGATTATCAAGGGcatatagagagagaaaaaaaaagaaccgcCTAAGCTGATCGATTCGTGGAGACGAGAATCCGAAAAATCCTAGACAAGGCGTTAGATGTCAGAACGTGAAAACGTGACGAGTGCGCAAGTCAGGACGTATTGAAGCGAGCGCGTCGTTGATCCAAGCGTTCCGCGTGCAGCTGTAGACTTTTTGTATGGGCATTCGACCCAAGCGCATTCGACGCCGGATTCGACCCTTACGGCCAGTTTACGCGTGTTGACTACCGTTGTCGTAGTATCGTGTGGCGTCAAGAGCAACTATGTACCGTTAGTTCGAATCTATTCCCGTTGACCGGTTCGAACGAGATCACGCTCGCCTACCTACCGACCGAGGAAGGCCGAGCCATATTCGTTCGCGGTTGGTTGTAAACCCGGAAACGAAGCGTGTGCGCGTCTCCGTTGAGCGAGAGAGCTAGAGAGCTCGTCGCGCACtagagagcgagcgagtgagagagagagagaggacgcgagcgcgcgcggcaGTGTGTGAGCGCGAATTTATCGCGGAGTCACTCTCGAGCTCTCCTCGAGTTTCCGTTagcatacgcgcgcgcgttcgtcCCGACGTCTCCACGCATATGTATGACGTGTGCATCGCAACGATAGCAACCGCGGTGCGCGACGTCGTTCAGCGTGTTCCGTTGAAATGAGAAAGTTGCCGTTGCATTGAGGAGGATTGGGAACGACGCACGCGAGCCAGCCAGGCAGCCAGACGGACAATTCCCGTACTAAGCGGAGGCACGGTGAACGAAGACAGCGGCAGTAACAGCGGTACGTTGAGCCGAGTCTGCACGGAGAGTTGTGCTCGCTGCTCGCCCATCCGCCCGCTTCTCATCCATCTGCCTGCCGCCTGTACTTACGAGTAAGTAGAACAAAGCCATACAGAcgattttatactttttgcaCCTTAAACGATCACGATTGCAATCTTCCACCTACTTTAGACGTAGTCGTACGTACATATATCAGATGTAGATTTTTCACGTACGTATCGACCATATGtgtcctctttttctcttgtatttgtgtgtgtgtgtgtatgtgtggtgtgcgcgcgcgcatgtgtgtgtatatatgtatctaGCGTGATCGTACTCCCGCTGTGTAAACGGATGTTCTGGTCGATGGTTGACCGCCCCGCGGGTGCCATGTCGCGTTCGACTCTCGACGACGAGAAACCGCGAAACGGTGGCCACAGAGAGCACCCACCCCAAGACACTAAAATCGTCGCGGGGCCCTCGTCGTGGCTCACGGCTTGGCTCGAGCTGGCTTTGGTGGGGTGGTTGGAGGTGCGGACAGTGGTTGAGAGGCTGGTGGGGTTGGAAATTGCGTGGTGGTGGGTGTTCGTCGAGGTCTCGGAGGCCCCTCCGTGGCATCTCGCTGCCTCTAACCCATCGAGGTGGGGGTGTAAACAACAGCCCTGCCCGTGTACTCGATCGTTTCGCCTCTGCCCTGCTCTCCGTCAGCTGATGCGTCTTTCGCCGCGTACCGTCTCATCGCGTGCGATCTCTTTCCTATTTCCGTCCTTGGTCCCGGGTACGGCGCGAAAAGGCGCCATCAGGGGAACGAGTAGGGAAAGaaaaagggagagggagaggggggggggggagagagagagagagagagagagagagagagagagagagagagagactccaGACTTGAGTGCTCTTGTGACTCATTCATCGTTAGAAGAAGGGATTTCGCGATGTGTATAGAGCGGGAGGGAAGCAAAGAGAGGGATATGTACAAAGAGCGCGTCACAATTCTCGTGCTCTTACGTGGATCATTTTTTCCAACATGGCAGGCGGGCGAGAGTTGCGCTTCGCGCGATTCACTGACGCGACGCCGTGCCTCCTAGTAGATCGGAAAGAATAAAACGTTCTCGGGACTCATGTTCTAAGTTTTCTTCGCGTTTGTTCTTACACGCTATCAAGAATCGAAAGCCGAAAGCACGTGTAATAATGTGGTTTTGCGTCGTATCGGGTTGGGTCGGTTCAGGAGCCTGAAGCAAAGtagcaaaaaagaaaacgatgCGGAACATCGTTGCGCAACAGTCGCCGATCCGCTTGGCGTGCAGCGTCCCGCGCGCAGTAATATCGTAAAGCTAGCCCATCGAGGCGGCTCGCGAAAACCCacacgtatatatgtacatacacacgtGAGGTATATGCTTTCGCGAACCGCTTAGGATAGACATTCGTATAGAAAGGTGACGGAGAGgcagaaggagagagagagagagagagggagagagagagagagagagagagagagagagagagagagagagagagagagagagagagagagagagagagagagagagagagagagagagagagagcgagcgagcgagcgagcgagctcGTGTCATTTCGCGAGGGACTAAGATAAACTTAGTCTCGGTTAACCTTAGGAGAATCGGTGCGCCATTACGACATGCGCGTCTTGCGAGAGCGTCTAGCGTCGACACGAGCGACAACGAAGTCGTCCGATCAGTCGTGTACGCCATTTCACGTATAACGAAAAACACGTCGCGTAGTGTCGACAAGTGTAGCGTAAGCTCGCCTTGCTTTCCCGTTTGAGAGCtcgaaaattgtaatttgctCGACGAgtatatatttctctctctcccttccttcTGCTCTCCCTTCTTTTTCTCGTTCGGACCGATATCTTTTGAAAGAGAggtat is part of the Monomorium pharaonis isolate MP-MQ-018 chromosome 2, ASM1337386v2, whole genome shotgun sequence genome and encodes:
- the LOC105834183 gene encoding uncharacterized protein LOC105834183 — translated: MTRTNRKRRHNIEEESSEFMPLSKRINNLHINGLSGLRENMVESMETDWESGNFISSPSCSEVSQNSPPGGSCGSSQSNFTSDYRPDLDATENPFYYESNKLLFSLYMERMQRRPDLY